In Colletotrichum higginsianum IMI 349063 chromosome 1, whole genome shotgun sequence, the DNA window GGAGACGGCCACCGAggtctccatcttcacccgCCACGGCGTCGAGCGCCTGATCCGCTTCGCCTTCGAGACTGCCCGCAGCCGCCCGCGCAAGCTGCTCACCTTTGTCACCAAGAGCAACGCCCAGCGCAACGGCATGGTCCTCTGGGACGAGGTCGTCTACGAGGTCGCCAAGGAGTTCcccgacgtcgccctcgacaagatgctcgtcgacgccatgACCACGCGGATGGTCCTCAACCCCAAGAGCCTCgacaccatcgtcgccacTAACCTGGTAAGTGGTGTTGGACCTTTTTTCTCATGACTCGGCTGTTTGTTCCCTGGActtgagaagaagaaaaaaaaaagactgACAAGAGCTTATCCGGACAGCACGCCGACATCCTCTccgacctggccgccgcgctcgccgGCTCCATCGGCATCGCGCCCACCAGCAACCTGGACCCCACGCGCAAGAACCCGTCCATGTTCGAGCCCATCCACGGCTCGGCCTTTGACATCACCGGCAAGGGCGTGGCCAACCCCGTCGCCACCTTCtggaccgccgccgagatgctcgagtggctcggcgagaaggacgccgccaccaagcTCATGGAGTGCGTCGAGAACGTCACCGGCAAGGgcatcgtcaccgccgacctcggcggcaaggcgacgacgaaggagGTCACCGCCGCGGTCGTggccgagatcaaggccaCGCTCGGAAAGAGCAAGGCCTAAGTTAAGGATGGGCGAGGTGATGATTTgtagagaaggggggaagtGATGGGATGAAAACTGATGACCATGCATGAGGGGCGGAGGGGAACGAGTATAATACCAGCGTCTTTGTATAGATATACAGACAATTCCAGTCGAACAATTTCAGTTCTTACTAAAGTAACTTGTGTGAAATGGTTGAGACTTTGTCATTTTTGTGTGTGGTGCAATTTGAGGGAATTGGTCAACGGGGTCTCTCTAGTTGCGGGAGACCGAGACAGAGCTACACCCAGCCTGACAGCCAACTTGTCGAGTTGTTTGATAATGTTTTCATTGTGTTTCAAAGGATGGTTATTAAAACTGGAAGAGATTTTCAAGTCTGGCATCATTGAACTGAGGTCTATTCTAAAATCGAAGTCAAGTCAAAGGGTTGAGAAACCTGCTCGAGCAAAGCGAGAGCCCGGGATAAACACACAAGATTAAGTTTCAGTGCATTGTAGATAAGTGATTCAGAAAAGATTGTATGAACAAAACGCATGTGATTAACACCATCATTGGCTTAATTGTTTTTTCAAACACCGAATCTACGCTTACAGAAACCGAAACCCAGTGTTCATTGATATAGACATCTCAAGATGCAGCATCTCGACCGGGCATGCAACACCCGGAATTTCTTTCCAGAATACAATGCCGAacgccccccccttccccttccccccacTCGACACGGGGTATCAAAAGCCATCATGTCGCCATACCGAGGGCGTCTTTGTTATCATTACCTCAAGTACGACCACGTGGGGTCCACGGACGGGTCGAACTGAGCCGCCGCCAGGAACGGGTagtcgatggcgccgaaCGAGTTGGCAAACAGCTGATCGTACCACACCATGGACtcctgcccctcccccggcgCGGTCTCGGTGGCGTTGACCCCCGCCGAGGGgaacgacgtcgccgccaggGATATGGAGAACGGCTGGGTGGCGTCGAAGCCGGGAGAGTCCTGGTGGGCCGCGGCCTGGAAGCCGGGCTGGGCGCCCGGCGTGCCGGCGGTCCAtcccgccgccggggccgacgtgcccgatgccggcgacgcctGCGTGGGCCACCGGCCGGACGACTGGTCATCCGGTCCCGAGAACCCGTCGGCTTGgttctgcggcggcggccacatGGTGGTGCCATCAGGCGGCCCGCCTAGGCCATGGTCGTCTGGACGGccggtggaggcggcgacggatgGGGAGAAGCGCGTCCGTGGATGGGAAGGTTTGGGTCTGTgggagctgctgctgggccggGCCGGCTGCCCCATGTCCGGACGCAAGTGGTTCGGAGGCGCTGCCGGGTTACTCGTGCTCGGCTGCCGGCGAAGCGAACCGGGCGGGGCCGAGAGCTCCCGCACAGCCGCCGTGAGCTCGTCGATTGCGGACAGGCAGTACTCGGGCCACGATGTGTCTCTGGACGCGATGTGACGCAGGATCTCCTTGCCGGACTCGACGTGTCTGCGGCGACGTGTAATGTTAGTCTCACCGTTGTCTCCTCTGCCGAACTGGGGGGGAGGCTAGGAAAGAAGACACCTTACTTCAACGCACTCGCCAAGGGCAGTTGCCGCTCAAAGGCGGCATATATGAGTATAAAGGCACTGATCCAAACCGCCCACGTGAAGGCAGGCTGGAGCATCGGCTCGAGCAAGCGAGCGCTCGTCGGCTCGGCTGGGATCCTGTTCTGGCTGTGGTACCTCTTCAGCGAGATGAAGATGGACTTGGCCGCGAATATGCAGTTCTGCAAGCCGGCCGAGTAGGCCGGGCTCGACGGGTCCGAGGTCATCATCGGGCGGTTGAGGGAGATCATGGACTCGTACTTcaggagcagcaggaacACCCTGTGGCCCGAGGATATGGGCGGCTGGGGAGCGTTCTCGTCTTGCAcctgctcgtcctcgacggcgtcgtggatCTCGTTGGACCATTTCGCCAGCTCCGCCTGGACGTAGCTCGCGCGGTCCGCGGTGTCGTCTCGCGAGTGGATCGACTTGTTCCTCAGCTCCAGTATGAGACCGCGGATCCGCGCATGCTTCACCAGGTACGTGAGCAGCTGCAGACggttgtcctcctcgccgccgccgccgccgccgccgtgtcgcTCCTCGCCCGGGTAAcagacgtcgacgtcgtcgtccctgATGTCGAGGGgcaggccgagggcctggCAGAGGAACCTCTCGGTGCAGTATATGCACCAAAACACGCGCCGGCGCATGTGGGCCTCCTCCTTTGTGAAGAAGGGGTACCTCGAGGGGCAGCGgtggaggccgaggtggaaGGCCATGCGGACGATCAAGCCGCCCAGGCGGGAGGCCGAGTTCAGGCGCAGCATGGAGACGAGGAACAGCTGGATGGCGAGCGCGGCTTGGGTGGCCTGGACCGACGCCGGCTGGTAGAGGGCGAACTGCGAGGCCGACATtgcctcctcgacggtgcggaagacgagggagGCGGGCAGAGGCTGGGCAAAGGCGGCCCTCTGACGACTGTCGGCCAGCGAGATGGACAGGATGGACTTGACGATGGACCGCTCAAGGTGGCCGAGCGAGGCGACGCCGGCAGCGCTCACCTCTTCGAAGAGGCCCAGCACATCCGGGGCGCTGAGGAAGGGGAGCGTCGGGTGCCATGCCTCGAAGTAGCTCCTGGACCAttcgacgagctgctcgaaCGAGGGGTTGACGTCTTGGCGCTCCGTCTCCGGGACCAGCTCGTGGTCGTGCCAGATGTTctgctcgtcgccgtcgcgcgACGAGGCCTCGCGCTGCAGCtggtcgtcctcgccgggcACGAGGTCGTTGATGTTGCTGGACTGGGAGTTGGAAgaggtggcggtggtgcGGAGGGCGGACTTGCGGGCGAGGCGCACGTAGACGCCCCGGATGAAGTGaatgccgctgccgctgccgacgaaGCGTGCGGTGTCATGCTTGCCCGTGTCTCGCATCAAACCATACTCGCGGGTGGGACGGTCCGTGGACCCCGAAAGCTTCCGTTTGCGTGATTGGTTGAAGTGCGCCGGGCTGAGGGTTCCAGACTCAGATGTGGCATTGGGAGACTCTACGGCCTCCATtcgggaaggggaaggggaaagggggttTTGGAGAGAGCGGGAGTCTGAAGAAGGGCACGGAGATCCTGGAATTGTCGGACAGGACCGTCTTCAGTGGACGGCTCGAGGGACTGTGGGGACCCGGAGCATGATGTGTGGAATTAGgcagagagaaagggggaggaATGAGATGGGTGCGAGTTGTGGGATTTGGACGCGCTTCTCGATATGTCCAAGGCTAACGAAAGaagcgagagcgagagcgagagagagaaaagagttcagaaagaggggggggtgaggtgaggtgagggCGTGAAACGGTTCCGTTTCCTAGGAGACAGTTGTGCGTGAGGTGACCTGAGTGGACTGGGAGGGTGCCAAGGATGGGTTTAGGTTGATCGGCAGGACATAATGGACGTGAATCGCGATAGTGTTTGGaaaggagagaaggaggagaagaaagtTGTGGTGTTTGCGCCTCGATCGGGGGCGAGGTCGGCCGGAAGTGGATCCGCCAACACGGCAAGCTCCGGGAAAAGCGGGGCGGGGAGATACCGGCGGACAAAGAAAACCCCGCCGTGCTTATGGAGTTTTTGTTCTTCAACACCAGCTTTTTACGTCGCAGATCCAGATCCTCGACCAGGGACGGGAAAGAGTGAGCGAGtaagtgagagagagtgagtgtgAGAGACTGAGAGACTAAGAGCAAGAGGAACGACGGCAGTTAGTGGCTCTCCTGGTCTCGTCTCTTGAGGGACGACAGTATTACAACATTGATTTTTCAGAAgctcactcacccacttACTCACCCACTTCTCACTCTACAGCCATGTCTCGAAATAGCAGTGACAGAGCAGACGGCAGTGCATTGCAGAGCCCCATCGCCTGCGAGTCTTGTCGACAGAGAAAACGAAgggtcagtcagtcagtccaGCAGCATCTCATCCGTTCATCCGTACTTTACGCCATGTTTTCCGTGTGTTCGTTGCCTTGGCTAATTAGCTCCCGTGTGCAAAGTGCGACAGAAAGCTGTGAGTGGCTcactcccccctccccgtctgTTTTCCCAGAGAGTGGCCCCCCCTGTCGCTGTCGGGCCAAGGTCTTGAGGCTCACGTTTCCCCGCAGGCCGTTCTGTCTCCAATGCAGCCACGAGCCGGCGAGATGCCAGTATCCCGAGCAGAGCAAAAGGTGATTAGTTGCGCGCGCCTTTTCTTTTCCGTCCTTGCTTGCGTTTATCTCCATTTTTGTTATTATGTCACtatttttattattattttggatgtttttttcttctgttGTTTGTTGTTTGTGATTGGTGTGCTCACTGAAATCGTGTCCATAACAGAGGCATCCCCAACGGATACCTCAACAGGTTGGAGACCCGGCTCGCCGAGACCGAAGCCGCCCTCTTCAGAGCGCTGTCGGGTGCTCTGGATGGCGGCCCGACCTCCCTGGACTCGGCATCGTCACCCGCGCTCCTCCCACAGGCGGCGTGGACTCCGCGGCAGAACAAGGTCGACCGGGTCAAGGAGTGGGATAGCCTGCCGCTGCAGACGCCCGACGACATCCAGGCCTGGTTCCGCTCCAAGGCGACGGAACACAACGACGCGGCCATCGACctgcccgccgccagccccCAGTCGTTGATCTCGTCCGTGTCGGACCCCATGTTcgccccgccgcctccgctgCGAGACCCCGGCTCGTCGGTGCCGGATCACCAGTCCATCTCGGACTCCGTCATCGAGCCCCAGCTTCGATCGGTGACGCCAGTCATCACGACCCCGGTGGGCAGGAGCCCGGCGGACGCGGTcagcaaggccaaggagttGTCCAAGTCGCAGCAGAACCTCTATTTCTAGATAGAGCCGAGTGGCATTGTCGAAACCCATGCATGATGTGGTGTTTTCTGTCAATACGTCCTGTCTCACGGCCAGACGACGGGTAAAAAAAGGGCATGCGCCGGAAACACACATCCACGGACGATCCGACGCAGCTCCATTACCTGGATGAACAtgagagacggagagagagagagagagagagtaagTACTAGCCCAACGCTGCGGAATACTCCCATGCCACCGTACTCGCCTACTCGCGGCTTTGCTCCAACAAAAGAGtagagcagagcagagcagaaCTGAAAAACATTACCCCGCCACGGCGCCGAGTGCCGAGCCCATCATACCCCGCAGCAAAGCATTCCATTCCGCGGCGGCCCCCCGGCTTTCCACGCATAGCCGCTTGGGGTTGGCTTGGCTTGGGTTGGCTCGGCTTGCTGCGGAATTGCGGAATGTCCCAATTCCAAACAACTATGATCTCAGACGCCGAGCGAGACACACGGACGGTCAGACAGGCAGACAGGCAAAAACacaagacagacagacagacagagaccGCTTGGACCGAGAGAGCTCTAGCTGAAAGCTACCCAAGTACATACCCGGAGAAGCTAAGCTGTTCGACCTGTGTGTGTGCTCGCTCACCCGCTTTGTTGCATCCATTCATCCATCCAAGACGAAAACCATCACGAGGAAGCCATTCACACAATACCCCCACCAACAtccaacacacacacacacactcacacacacacacactctctctcactcggCCCCTCAGTTCAGTCACCATGTCCAACTCACAATCCTGGGTCCCCGTCTCCCCCAAGAGCCACTTCTCGCTGGCCAATATCCCCTTCGGCATCATCTCCACCAAGTCGGACCCGACGCATCGCCCTGCCGTCGCCATCGGGGACCATGCCTTGGACCTCCGCGCCTTTGCAAAGGCCGGCGGCTTCCACGCCCTGCCTTCGGTCCAGGAGcgcatcgccgtcttctcctcgcccACGCTGAACGACTTCGCCGCCCTGGGCCGCCCCGTCCACCGCGACGTGCGCTCGTACCTCCAGTCCATCCTCAGCGACAACACTCCCCacgccggcctgctcaaGGACAACGCCGCGCTGCGCAAGACGGCTCTCGTGCCCCTCGCCGAGGTGCGGAACCACCTGCCGctggccattggcgactACACCGACTTCTACGCCGGCAAGAACCACGCGTACAACCTCGGCGTGCTGTTCCGCGGGCCGGACAACGCGCTGCAGCCCAACTACGTCCACCTCCCCGTCGCCTACCACGGCCGCGccagcagcgtcgtcgtGTCCGGCACGCCCATCCGCCGGCCCTGGGGCCAGATCCTCAAGGACCCCAAGGCCGAGCCCAAGGTCCCCGTGCTCGCGCCCTGCGAGAGGCTCGACATCGAGCTCGAGATGGGCATGTTCATGTGCCGCGAGAACGCGCTCGGCGAGCCCGTgccggtcgacgaggccgaggaccacATCTTTGGCTACGTCCTCATGAACGACTGGAGCGCCCGCGACATCCAGGCGTGGGAGTACGTTCCCCTCGGGCCCTTCACGGCCAAGAACCTCGGCACGAGCATCAGCCCCTGGGTcgtgctcgccgacgccctcgaggcctcCAAGACGGCCGGCATCGAGAACACGACGGAGCTGCAGCCGTACCTGCGCGAGAGCAGGAAGAACAACGTCCTGGGTGTCCAACTGGAGGTTGACATCATCAGTGAGTTTGCCCTTCTTTTGAAGCCAGTCCCCCCCCATTGTGTCGGTCACATTATGTCCCATCCTGTTCCACTATGCCTCTTTATAATCCGAAGTAGGATGCTGATACCGTAACCCTTGCAGCCGCCAGCGGGAACAAGACGACAATCAGCCGCACCAACTCGAGGAACCTGCTCTGGTCGTGGCCGCAGATGATTGCGCACCACACCATCACCGGCTGCAACCTGCGGCCgggcgacctcctcggctCCGGCACCATCTCGGGCACCGAGCCCGGCTCGGAGGGCAGCATCCTCGAGCAGACGCAGGGCGGCAAGCAGACGGTGAAGCTGAGCGGGGGCGAGGAGAGGAAGTTCCTCCAGGACGGCGACACGATGGTCATCCGCGGCTGgagcggcgaggagggcgccttggtcggcttcggcgaggTTTCCGGCAcgatcgaggccgccctgAAGCTCTTCTAGTCGTACGGGGAAGACGATCATCCCATTGCCTCATACACGCATCAAAAAGCATTTATTTTAAATTGGACCAGTTTATTCCGATTAGTTTACCTGGTACATGGGAGTAACTCTCCGTGAAAATGAGTGTGACCTGACCTGGCACATAACGATGATGAAAGCGTGAAAGTCATATGAATCATATCAATTGTAGTCTACTTCATCCTAAGCTCGTCGGGAGTATCCGGCTGGTTAAAATAATGCGCCCTCACCACCGCCTCGTAATCCTTGAGATTCCCCACGATTCTCGCGATCGTGGGATACACGCCCAGATCCACGCCGAACCTCTCGGCGTTCCAGTACGCCGGCAGCAGACACACGTCCGCGAGGGAGACGTGGTCGCCGACGGAGTACGCGCCGGCCCACTCGCTCGCGACGGCCTCGTACGCCGCGAAGCCGTCCGCCGTGAGCTCGCGGTTCCAGCGctccgcgtcgccgccgagcgccCGCACGCGCCGCATGACGCGCAGGTTCGTCACGGGCTGGACGTCGCAGGCGACGATGTTGACCAGGCTGCGGACCACGGCGCGGGCCCTGGGGTCGTCGACCCCGGGCAGCAAgggggtcgacgacgggtGGGCTTCCTCGAGGTACTCGAGCGCGGCGACGGACTGGGTCACCTTGAagtccgcggcggcggcagcgtgaTGGACGAGGAGCGGCACGCTGGCCGAGGGGTTGAGGGCGCGGTGGGACGGCGAGAGGTGTTCGTCCTTCAGGAGGTTGGTCGGGATCGTGGTGTAGGGGATGGACTTGAGGTTGAGGGCGATTCGGAGAcgcgccgagcaggaggagcGGAAGTAGGAGTAGAGGGTGTAGTCCGCTTCGGCCATGTTGGCGTCTCTGGATTACTTGATGGCTGGTTTCTCTGATTCAGGTGGAAAAGACTGAGCACATGGAGCGTAGTTCATGGGACGCGAGCGCCCCGATCTTATGTCATTGACCACCAGCCAATACGCACTCAAGCCATGGCAATTCATAGCAGGCAATTCCGCTCCGCCATGGCTCTGAGAGACGAATGCCACTGTCTCACTGACACACGTACCACAAAGAATAACCGCTCCTAGCCTTGCCCTGCcgaaagaggagggggggacggTCCCCTTGGCTTGGAGGTTGCTGCATGTACCCCGGAGCATCATGCGGGGGAAGACGGCTCTCGACGGGCATGATGGCTGCGAGAGCTCTTTGTCAATTGGAGCTTGTGATTGGTTATTCTGCAACCTGTTTGGTCCTTTTCTTTGTGGTCACGGTGGCCATGGCGTGTTCTCTCGGGCGGAATGTCGGAAACACATCAGCTTTACCCGCCCGTTGGATCTTGATGTTCCGCCACTTCATCTCATATCTCCAACACCTATCTAAAAGTGAGCCAACAAGACAACTGTTGGTTTCGGAACAGCTATATTCTAGGTCGTTTGCCATGCTAAGGGTTCTGTCATGGTTATATTGCGCTCTGCAGTCTTCATGATGCCTCACAATCCACAAGTGGAACGCTGGATGACCTCCGGAACAATATCTTCCAGCTGCTCATGGACTGACTTAGTGCTCTATCAAAACCCGGGGCATCTTCCAAACCGTCTGTGAAGAGCTCATACAGAGTCGCGACGTTGCTTGCCGGGATGGGCAGACTCTCCTGGAACGCGCTCCAAGTCCTATCAGCCGTCTCTACCGTGGCGCCTTTGACGGCAATGACGGAGTCGGAAGCAATGACACCCCTCAACTTTGATCAGGTGAGGTATGTCGCGTTTTGTGTCCTGTTGTCCGGCTTTGCGTAGGTGGTGCTGGTTGTGAAAGTGACCCGTGACGCAGGGCGTTGTATAACCTCTGCTTCCTGTTGGACTCTCGTTCAACGTTGTTGCTGCCACGTACGCCGTAGGGTTTCCTCTTTTCGTGATGACTGGACAAGAACTCTAGACCAAAGACTCACTGATGCTCTGGAAGTTGCAGCTGGCAATAGCACAAAAAAGAGCGCTTATGTGTTCGTCTCGCGAGCGAGTTTGCGTCATTCCTCGAGGGCCCGTTACTCCGCCGGGGTCGTTAACGAAGGCGCATTCGTTGATCAAGACACTATAGCGAGCGGGCTGACCTGAATATACCGGCTGGGACGGTTGATCATGGCATTGAATTGCACCAGACTCGCACACAAAGCAGTGGAAAATGACCTAGCTCACGCGGTTAGACCTCGCTTGATCAA includes these proteins:
- a CDS encoding Tartrate dehydrogenase, with protein sequence MSPSALPSQKSYSIASMGADGIGPEVVDAGVEVLKALSETLGTFDLNFTDYDWSSETYKKTGKYIPDGGLEQLKKHDAILFGAVGAPDVPDHISLWGLRLAICQPFQQYANVRPTRVLRGTQSPLRNCAEGDLDWVIIRENSEGEYAGQGGRSHRGFPWETATEVSIFTRHGVERLIRFAFETARSRPRKLLTFVTKSNAQRNGMVLWDEVVYEVAKEFPDVALDKMLVDAMTTRMVLNPKSLDTIVATNLHADILSDLAAALAGSIGIAPTSNLDPTRKNPSMFEPIHGSAFDITGKGVANPVATFWTAAEMLEWLGEKDAATKLMECVENVTGKGIVTADLGGKATTKEVTAAVVAEIKATLGKSKA
- a CDS encoding Fungal specific transcription factor domain-containing protein, with amino-acid sequence MEAVESPNATSESGTLSPAHFNQSRKRKLSGSTDRPTREYGLMRDTGKHDTARFVGSGSGIHFIRGVYVRLARKSALRTTATSSNSQSSNINDLVPGEDDQLQREASSRDGDEQNIWHDHELVPETERQDVNPSFEQLVEWSRSYFEAWHPTLPFLSAPDVLGLFEEVSAAGVASLGHLERSIVKSILSISLADSRQRAAFAQPLPASLVFRTVEEAMSASQFALYQPASVQATQAALAIQLFLVSMLRLNSASRLGGLIVRMAFHLGLHRCPSRYPFFTKEEAHMRRRVFWCIYCTERFLCQALGLPLDIRDDDVDVCYPGEERHGGGGGGGEEDNRLQLLTYLVKHARIRGLILELRNKSIHSRDDTADRASYVQAELAKWSNEIHDAVEDEQVQDENAPQPPISSGHRVFLLLLKYESMISLNRPMMTSDPSSPAYSAGLQNCIFAAKSIFISLKRYHSQNRIPAEPTSARLLEPMLQPAFTWAVWISAFILIYAAFERQLPLASALKHVESGKEILRHIASRDTSWPEYCLSAIDELTAAVRELSAPPGSLRRQPSTSNPAAPPNHLRPDMGQPARPSSSSHRPKPSHPRTRFSPSVAASTGRPDDHGLGGPPDGTTMWPPPQNQADGFSGPDDQSSGRWPTQASPASGTSAPAAGWTAGTPGAQPGFQAAAHQDSPGFDATQPFSISLAATSFPSAGVNATETAPGEGQESMVWYDQLFANSFGAIDYPFLAAAQFDPSVDPTWSYLR
- a CDS encoding C6 finger domain-containing protein, translated to MSRNSSDRADGSALQSPIACESCRQRKRRVSQGIPNGYLNRLETRLAETEAALFRALSGALDGGPTSLDSASSPALLPQAAWTPRQNKVDRVKEWDSLPLQTPDDIQAWFRSKATEHNDAAIDLPAASPQSLISSVSDPMFAPPPPLRDPGSSVPDHQSISDSVIEPQLRSVTPVITTPVGRSPADAVSKAKELSKSQQNLYF
- a CDS encoding Fumarylacetoacetase, producing the protein MSQFQTTMISDAERDTRTVRQADRQKHKTDRQTETAWTERALAESYPSTYPEKLSCSTCVCARSPALLHPFIHPRRKPSRGSHSHNTPTNIQHTHTHSHTHTLSLTRPLSSVTMSNSQSWVPVSPKSHFSLANIPFGIISTKSDPTHRPAVAIGDHALDLRAFAKAGGFHALPSVQERIAVFSSPTLNDFAALGRPVHRDVRSYLQSILSDNTPHAGLLKDNAALRKTALVPLAEVRNHLPLAIGDYTDFYAGKNHAYNLGVLFRGPDNALQPNYVHLPVAYHGRASSVVVSGTPIRRPWGQILKDPKAEPKVPVLAPCERLDIELEMGMFMCRENALGEPVPVDEAEDHIFGYVLMNDWSARDIQAWEYVPLGPFTAKNLGTSISPWVVLADALEASKTAGIENTTELQPYLRESRKNNVLGVQLEVDIITASGNKTTISRTNSRNLLWSWPQMIAHHTITGCNLRPGDLLGSGTISGTEPGSEGSILEQTQGGKQTVKLSGGEERKFLQDGDTMVIRGWSGEEGALVGFGEVSGTIEAALKLF
- a CDS encoding Maleylacetoacetate isomerase; translated protein: MAEADYTLYSYFRSSCSARLRIALNLKSIPYTTIPTNLLKDEHLSPSHRALNPSASVPLLVHHAAAAADFKVTQSVAALEYLEEAHPSSTPLLPGVDDPRARAVVRSLVNIVACDVQPVTNLRVMRRVRALGGDAERWNRELTADGFAAYEAVASEWAGAYSVGDHVSLADVCLLPAYWNAERFGVDLGVYPTIARIVGNLKDYEAVVRAHYFNQPDTPDELRMK